Proteins from a single region of Trichoderma asperellum chromosome 3, complete sequence:
- a CDS encoding uncharacterized protein (BUSCO:EOG092D3QEX) — protein MSSLRNSIQRRNHKERAQPLERRRLGLLEKHKDYSLRAKDYNQKKKQLKALREKAADRNEDEFYFGMMSRKGPGSKIKTGKTWNGRVEGDRGNKDLDMDTVRLLKTQDLGYVRTMKQVAVKELARLEEQFVLMKGLDQLHEEDDDDDDDDDDDDFDDYDSGASKRRRTGAPRKIVFADDEAEREEIIEIDEDKKPQKMEDQDDAFDRAENLRELKRKLEHSRKKVKALMTAESKLEVQQAKMAKTATSGGTTRRGKKIVVRQRKR, from the exons ATGTCTTCTTTGCGAAATTCAATTCAGCGGCGCAACCATAAGGAGCGTGCGCAGCCCCTcgagcgccgccgcctcggTCTTCTCGAAAAGCACAAG GATTACTCTCTACGTGCCAAAGACTacaaccagaagaagaagcaactCAAGGCCCTCCGCGAAAAGGCCGCCGACCGCAACGAAGATGAATTCTACTTTGGAATGATGTCGCGCAAGGGCCCCGGCTCGAAAATCAAGACTGGCAAGACCTGGAACGGCCGAGTCGAAGGCGATCGTGGAAATAAAGATTTGGACATGGACACGGTGCGGCTGCTGAAGACACAGGACTTGGGATACGTAAGGACAATGAAGCAGGTTGCCGTGAAGGAGCTGGCGAGACTGGAAGAGCAGTTTGTCTTGATGAAAGGTCTGGATCAATTGCatgaggaagacgacgacgacgacgacgacgacgacgacgatgacttTGACGACTACGACTCAGGTGCGTCAAAAAGACGGCGAACAGGCGCACCCCGAAAAATCGTCTTCGCagacgacgaggccgagcGAGAGGAAATCATAGAAATCGACGAGGACAAGAAGCcccagaagatggaggacCAGGACGATGCGTTTGACAGGGCAGAAAACCTCCGCGAGCTCAAGCGCAAGCTGGAGCACTCGCGCAAGAAAGTAAAAGCGCTAATGACGGCCGAGAGCAAGCTCGAGGTTCAGCAggccaagatggccaagacggCGACGTCGGGCGGCACGACGAGGAGGGGGAAGAAGATTGTTGtgaggcagaggaagaggtaa
- a CDS encoding uncharacterized protein (EggNog:ENOG41~TransMembrane:1 (o598-617i)), giving the protein MASQSTSGGASFSLFPNPNFSKPMPRTGQTPRTRRSESRERRVVTPQQQLQDSRAPTPGASSSPVLAPVSSPQNGRQTPQQRTHTPLETNHPLEAVSEAALDHNPPSTTNIEEQPLDTPGADSSRPRLTIEVPRRADAPILPPQVLPGNSSNRPQNYIAKPLLLFDSPPSFAPPPAAPAALRSMFPTYNPDLPLDQQNYGPIQMNPSGMPRAVVSRQSYFEDPEAASERPPVRSPPYRVPARPQNPPVIPAISTTEQLQDLWKVANGWQASGSEGRVYCLKLTQQKDAPVYTLSSTSQPFYSLRLDPTSASAYVSLSRHDPSKIYKAPKSASGSPASIFNGVLSGNNRASDNKHWQEALTTTLEEESRKHSPNDGLAALLMPCAATKIVLDRADDPVTVAAAERECGRLVWDDDSASHYLVHPALATPFCVTVENCAAWSRVEYTLEHHESPQHLAKLTRDGAGSGWLEIDTGVASKIESFYIVDVAITALLLVAAMEDRNSPNTVIEAFEAPPVPEPPRPSRSLSSALSRHRDDESSKKSKKDKKDKKRQRMEQFEIDIESQNDSLGKGSKKAEAEDKLPFLIRVIVKLAKGLFNCFIWILTIGFACVKGVFKVLYKCVGSKY; this is encoded by the coding sequence ATGGCTTCGCAATCAACCTCTGGCGGTGCCAGCTTCTCACTCTTCCCCAATCCTAATTTCTCCAAGCCTATGCCACGTACTGGCCAGACACCTCGGACCCGTCGTTCGGAGTCTCGTGAACGTCGAGTAGTTacaccgcagcagcaactccaAGACAGTCGTGCTCCAACGCCTGGTGCTTCGTCTTCACCAGTGCTTGCTCCTGTATCATCGCCTCAGAACGGCCGGCAGACGCCACAACAGAGGACACATACCCCTCTAGAGACCAATCATCCCCTTGAAGCAGTATCAGAGGCAGCTCTGGATCATAACCCTCCATCGACTACGAACATAGAAGAGCAGCCGCTTGATACACCCGGCGCGGACTCTAGTCGCCCCCGCCTGACCATCGAAGTTCCTAGGCGAGCAGATGCTCCCATTTTGCCACCTCAGGTATTACCAGGCAACAGCAGTAATCGGCCGCAGAATTATATCGCCAAACCTCTTCTATTATTTGACAGCCCGCCATCGTTTGCACCGCCGCCGGCAGCGCCGGCAGCATTGCGGTCCATGTTTCCAACATACAATCCTGATTTGCCCCTTGATCAACAAAACTACGGTCCAATTCAGATGAATCCTTCTGGAATGCCTAGGGCTGTTGTCAGTCGCCAGAGCTACTTCGAAGATCCCGAGGCTGCATCTGAACGTCCACCGGTCCGGAGTCCACCATACAGAGTTCCTGCTCGCCCTCAGAATCCTCCAGTCATTCCTGCCATTAGCACTACTGAACAGCTTCAAGACCTTTGGAAAGTCGCAAACGGCTGGCAAGCGTCTGGATCAGAGGGACGTGTTTATTGCTTAAAGTTGACGCAACAAAAAGATGCTCCTGTCTACACTCTTTCCTCCACCTCCCAGCCTTTTTATAGTCTTCGTTTGGATCCTACATCTGCTTCGGCCTACGTGTCACTCAGTAGGCACGACCCCAGCAAGATTTACAAGGCTCCGAAATCAGCGTCAGGCTCTCCCGCAAGTATTTTTAATGGCGTTCTAAGCGGCAACAACCGAGCCTCAGACAACAAACATTGGCAAGAAGCGTTAACTACAACCCTCGAAGAAGAATCTCGCAAGCATTCCCCAAATGATGGTCTTGCTGCCCTGCTTATGCCCTGCGCCGCGACAAAAATCGTCTTGGACAGGGCAGACGACCCTGTTACAGttgcagctgcagagagGGAGTGTGGCAGACTTGTATGGGATGACGATAGCGCAAGCCACTATCTAGTACATCCTGCCCTGGCAACGCCATTCTGTGTTACTGTTGAAAATTGCGCTGCCTGGTCTCGTGTCGAGTATACACTGGAACATCACGAATCACCACAGCACCTCGCCAAGCTCACACGGGATGGTGCCGGTAGTGGGTGGTTGGAAATCGATACTGGTGTTGCGTCAAAAATCGAGTCATTCTACATTGTCGACGTGGCTATTACAGCACTGCTTCTTGTCGCGGCCATGGAAGATAGGAACTCACCAAACACTGTCATCGAGGCATTCGAGGCGCCACCGGTACCGGAACCTCCTAGGCCATCAAGAAGCTTGAGCAGTGCATTGAGCCGACACCGTGACGAtgagagcagcaagaagagtaaaaaagacaagaaagataAGAAACGCCAAAGGATGGAGCAATTCGAAATTGACATCGAGAGCCAGAATGATAGTTTAGGCAAGGGGAGCAAaaaggctgaagctgaagataAACTGCCCTTCCTAATACGGGTCATCGTTAAGCTGGCAAAGGGGCTATTTAACTGTTTTATATGGATACTTACAATTGGGTTTGCATGTGTCAAAGGAGTATTCAAGGTTCTTTATAAATGTGTGGGATCCAAGTATTAA